The Erigeron canadensis isolate Cc75 chromosome 1, C_canadensis_v1, whole genome shotgun sequence genome segment TAGATTAATTCTAATTTAATTCCATATCAAATTGTGTTTAATACTTGATCTTTAAACATGCATAATATTAAAAgggaaatgttaaatacagctctaagggctgtatttaacgtgtataaaaagacttgtatcttccatattaaaagtcacccctgatttttatggtaaaggtacaaataatttatgcaccttataCACAGCCTAaggactgtatttagcaaaccccatattaaaaataagtttttaaatACAAccaacatttatatttatataataattatacatttgttataaaatttaaaggCAACTTTGTTATGAAACATATAatgaatagttttttttatgaatgttaAGACTGTAttgtatttaatattatttactataaaaaaaaagtaatagtgtttttgataaatattctatactttattattcttttaaaatatacatCCAATCCaaatatggctagtaacacatATAGTAATTTCTTTATGCTAAAAaggaaactaaataaaacacGGGACTAGATTATTAAATATGGAAAAAACAAGTCTATAAATCCGGTCAAACATCGGCATCTAATTCGGTTACAGATACGGATTGTACTTTTAAAGAGATTGAGTTGCCATTTTATCTCACtttttgaacatatatatatagataattagaTCAATCTCCACGTATCATTTTATTTCATTCGACAACAAAAACTTACTTCGTACGTACGAACAACTTTTGTATATAGAGATCCAAAGAGCGAGTTAATCTATACGTACGTACGaaaatcaataattaattaatggcgAATCAATCCACTAATGAAAAGTGTATCGAATGTGGCCAAACTGGTCATGGTTCGACAGCATGTAACAATGGTAGAGTTGCAACTTTTAATCTTTTCGGTGTGAAGATTGATCCGAAAACCGTTGAAAGAAGACATGGGAAAGAGAAGGAAGTTGATCATGTCGATAACGGTGTTGGTAATCTGATTCGGAAGTGTAAAAGTATGCAGATTTTGAATGTATCCAACAATGACAATAATGGTTCTATGGATCGCGGGTATTTATCAGATGGACATCATGATCATAAGAAAAAAGGTTTGTTTTCTATGttatgtaaactttttttttttttttttgtataaagcAACATTAAGTGTATAAGTTATTGGGTGTAAAATAGTAAggatttttttcttatttttaatgatGAAGTTTATATagttactatatatatgtttttcttgatACATTGATCTGTTTTGATTGATCTGCAGGGATGCCATGGACAGAAGATGAACATAGATCTTTTTTAACCGGTCTAGAAAAGCTCGGAAAAGGTGATTGGAGAGGGATATCAAAGAACTATGTGCCAACAAGAACTCCAACACAAGTAGCTAGCCATGCCCAAAAGTATTTTATAAGATTGAACGTGTCGCAGGAAAAAGCAAAGCGCAGATCAAGCCTTTTCGATATGCCTTTTAATGAATCTGTATGTACCGtacttttttttccttctaaagTTCTTCTGATTATGTTCGTGATTATTTGATGTGCTTAATTAAGCACTTTATGCAATAGCTCGAATAATATGTTCTAATTATGCTCTGCATTATGCTTCACCTGTCTATATACTTTATGGACTATATATATGGCTCCTCTAAACCTCTAATTACTTTAATTTGTACTAATGTCTTGATAAATATACAGCCTTCAGTACCTACTGCACCTGTGGCTCCTATACCACCAGCTCCTATAAATCCCGGTCTACACGCTGCACGACCCCCAATTTCACACATGAGCCGGCCTTACCACTCTCAAGATTATGGCCGCATGAACATGGTAAGAATATATATGAATTGTTTGAGGTTTAGATGTGTTTTCATCGTTAGGTATAATTTTCGTCAAgtattataatacaataaaataatatttaagtTCAAAATTACAAGAAAAACTTTGAAAGTTCAAAGCTGAACACTTTTAATGGGACGGattgagtatatatatacactagagGTATATATAAACTTGAACCAATTAAGCCAAACTTGCAACTTAATTACTCATGAAAGTGATTATGAAATTTGCAGGGTTATCAGAACAGCAATATTGAGCAGCAGAGTTCTAATGATCCTAAATGTTCAGCAGTGATATCTTTTATTCCAGTGGTGAGTTTTCCGAACCAGGGCCGTGTCTTTCCACTCAACAACGGATGGACTCAACGTCTCATGACTCGAGCCCCGTTTGTGCCTCAGCCTTATCTGCCCATAACTCCTCAAGGGGAGCAAAGGATCACAGAAGTTATTGATGTTGATATGACTTGAGATTAATGTTAAATCACATTCTTTTTGGTTCATATTGTTTGTGTTGCGTTTGTTTAGATACAAATATAAGTTACATATATTAATTGGGAGGCAATTTATGTGATTGTCTCAAATTTTTGATGAAATGCATTTCGATAATTTTATTCTTTACCATGAAATTAGGCAGTTGTAATAAGATCTTgaattatctttttaataagttacacctttgttttatttttatggaaAATTTTTTTCTCCTAATTAATCTTATTAATGTTTGTAGTTTTACtgctttattattttaaaaagtgaTCGTAGACTTTAACTTAGCAACGTACTGTGGTgtatgataaaaagtaaaataaaaaatttggtCAATAGAATCACCAAAAATTCATAAAATCgagctaaaaaaaacaaataataataataaaaataaaataaaataataataataaatttggtcaTAGACtcataatcaatttttttttcgttctaaaaaaaaaattaaaaaaataaataaaaattattatgagtTTTTTTCGTTCTAAAAGAGTGATCGACACAAATCGTTCTTGTGGTTTGTCCAAATAGTCAGGTTTCCTCCTTTAGCTTTCAAAACCTCGGATACCATCCTTTATAGGCGGAAAACGATCAAGTTTCATCCTTATCGATACAGAAACacatactccctccgtcccaatttaaatgtcacgttgactaactttgaccgtaaataactttgtttgtacaatatagtagttgatgaaacttatatgaacgaaaagtacattaaaaactcaatccattcatatattttatatcaagtattacatgacacaaataaagttatttatggtcaaagttagtcaatgtgacatttaaattgggacggagggagtaattgATTACCGATTtagattataatataatattttaaacataaaaggaAACTTCGTTAAGTAATTTAAACACgtaaaatgtgtgtgtgtgttgtaaATCtataaaacaagaacaaaaggATAGCAAAGAATACAGAGAGAATGTAGagagttattttatttatctcaTAAAGaggtatatataattacaagCTGGAGTATCCTCTAAGAAAATAATCTCCTAATTATAGAAAAGATTACCATTCAATATATGGACATCCATTCCATACATAATATTTATAACACTCCCCCTTGGATGTTTATTGATTAAAGAcattatgcctcgttaaaaccttactagaTAAAACCTAATGGGACAAAGATCTAGTGAAGggaaaagagtacataattctTTCGATACGCTTGGGGATGTTGCCTCGTTAAAAACCTTGACAGGAAAACCCACTAGGACAAAGCCTTgctcaagggaaaaagagtgcaacgcgGTGATCTTCTCTCCctcatgatcacatcacttAAAAATTCTCATTATTACCAAATGTTTTCAATGCTTGACATATGAAGTGTCTTAACAATATAAATTTCATTGCTTTTCGTATAAATGAAATCCTCAAATATTATTCTCTTCACATATATTCACATACCATGTTTGAAGATTAGTATTACATCATGCATCTCATTTAAATAAATCCTCGTACTTCACAAGTTACACATTGCCAATAAATTACTCAAGGTAAATGATGTATAATCCATGTTTGAACTGCGAGAATAATTAGTGTTTCAATGACACTTCTAAACCAATAATGTGATCATTATCTAAAAAGTAATAGGAGGGGCATTTTAAGCATCATGTGACCTCATAATCATGAGCGTCatttattatcaatatcaaatatatttattatctttCTCTCTTATTTGTCATGATGCTCATTGATTCATTCTTAAGATATTAAATTCATAAATCAAGGCAAACCTTGTCTTTCATCTctcatttattaattcaatcacCATTGGACACTCCCTCAGAGTTCCATCGatattcaaatcatcaaaattacATGAAACTTATATCATATCCAAATCCGGATTTCTTTATAAATTTCAACCATAATATTTTCAACGACAAACAATATACTCGAGAATTTTCCACACGtcttttaatcatttttaaacAAGAGACATGCTTCATGCATTTTATATCCCTCATGGAATCTCAATTTTAAATGAGctctatttttatatagaatttATGCACTTTCAAGTGCTTGGACTTTTAATTCTCATTTTGCcagacttttaatttagttgcttCCACCATATAATTTATGCACTTTCAAGTGCTTGGACTTCATGTCCCAAACTACTAGCGTCTTTTCATCTTGGCCAATCATTCATAACATATCAATTTATGTAGCAtgcatgctttcaagatcctcCATTATTCATACTCTAAGCGCTATCATATTCAATCAATCTCGACGttgctttaatttttttttcgatTCCACAATTCTTTAGACATGTCACAACTcattgagatctcattatttcCAAGTACCCGGGGTTTCTCAAAAAAACCTCCATGTCTAGTTtctcatcatcaatctcttttgGGGTCTTTGTACCTCGACTTTGACCATCTAAATTTTATGCTCCCTTTCATTCGAGACCTTTTATATGGAATCGACTTTTCTACCACTTTCAAATGTGCGTAGACTCATTAACAATTGGAGCATAAGCAGCTTTTGGTCAGTTAACATTGCTGGCAATTACTACTTATTCTAAATGAATTATCCCACAAACTTTAAGCTTATATTCATTGTTGtgaggatctttgataattcattcttaCTTTCTTTAAATGCTTTCCActttccctaatgttgggaacatctccccctaatgttggaaaaactaaatcatgtcaatgaaaaacttaagcCATAAACAAATATTTCAATGATGGCTTTATTGAATACGTACACCTCAATCATGTTCCAACTCATACCAAAAACAACCATACTAATGTCTAGTCAAATCAGACTgtttcgaactgaatcaaagcatgaGCCTACACACTTCCAAGGTCCGcctattttcccaacattatttccaacattctttAAAGTCTCATCTTTGTGCATTGTGGCGGAGCAACTTAATCTTATATTACACATTTAAAACTCTTATGAGACATATGtggtttctgaccataaaccaatttcaatggaGAGGAAACACAATAACTTCTTGGCATGATGCGAATTCAAATTATTGCATGCTAAATAACATGGCCCCAAAACTACAAGTCATTAAATTTGCTCTCAAATGATCTTTGTAAAATCAACAATTATTGCCAATATACAATATGGAACATGCTCTCAATCTTATAAGTTGAGCAAATAATCACGCAAACTTCATGTTGCGACTTTAAtgacccatttagacgatgcatcgatttAAAACACTAAATGATCTTTGGGACGATGTATTATATACTTACATCTCCTTTGCATATGTTCCAACAAATTAGAAGGAATCAATCCTTATCGTTTTTGACATTCAGTTTCTTATAGAACAAATGATCTCAAttcaaataatcactttaagAATCTCTTGATTTTTTCATACATTTCGCATCAATCATTGACCCGAGATGGTCCATCCGGTCATGCCAATCAATCATGTAATCTTTATTCATAAACCTCTAGTCTATGACCATATGTGCTTCAATGGCACTTGACATTTTAAATCATATTGGAGAATATATTACATCGGTACCGTGAAGCTTTAATTCTCGTTCAAATTGatataaactcttttgagttttcACACAATTCgatataatattgatattagCCTTTAGCTATATCAAAcaataaaaatgtttgtaacGGTAAAATGACAAAATTTACTAAACATGCATGTAACACCACTACAAACATAACCCACACATGTATGTGAAACTCAAAGCATTCAAGTCAACTATCATATAACGTTCTTATATTTCATATACCCGTCGTATGAAGCAATCTTCAGATATAAATTCATAATCCAATATGCATATCTTTTTTATTGGGACATTTTTCTTTTGCACATTGTCACTACTTATTGATCTTCTTATAGCATGACATCTTATCTTAACCATGTCCACGTGTATAATGCCAAAAATTTAGACTAAAATACATGCCATGCTTAAATATTTGTTTCTTGTGACAAATGTATATTAGCTCCTTTAGAcactttaaatattttaatatatattcaagtaTAATATAGCTTTAGCCTATAATTATATAGAATAAGTATATGATTCAAGTCGCTTGTTTTGATCAAATGATGTAACTTTCTCATTTGTAATCATCATATAATCATGCATGTAGTAGAAATTGTcaatacaaaatacaaattatCAAGATTTTCACGAGAACCAAATATTGAGTCAAACAAATAATCAAACTAAGTTAAAAATATTACCTCAATAGTAGAGACTCGTATATCCCGTGATGAAAACAAAGACTCGCACACATTTTACCCAAGTTGACAAGCTTTTACCTTGAAACGTGGTTGCTATATGTTTACCGAGGATCAACTACCAAATTCAATGAACCTTCAACATACACTATGCTGATTGCAGGGCGGTCATATAACCTCCGAGACTTGCCATAATAGAGAATAATTCTAATGCGATCATCAAAATTCCCAAGTTGTACTAGCCATTTAAGTGTAATATATGGCAATAGAAAAAACACACTTACAATAATCCCAGCTCAATGTTTTACGAATCTTATGTAGCAATCGACAATTTAAAGGTGCATTAAGCATAGCATTGATAACTTCATTGTATccatttaaaacaattttcaatAGCAAAAGGAtatttgagaaaataaacaaagaTGATAATTATTAATCCGACAATAAAATCCTTTGCATACTAGTTGATTCACAATCAAAACCAATTTGTTTAATAGTTCTGATATATTTAATCATGAATTGTTTCCACTAATATGTTTCTGGATTCGATAATGACTAATGATGAGGATTACGTGATACCCATGTAATGAAAATCCAATCCAtgactttatataatttgttttaatgcTGAAAACTGAAACATATCCATAGTTTTATATAACCTATTATGAAATCGCACATAATTATGAAATTGCACATATTTCACCATTTATCAATCAACAATATATCTcgttataaaacatataaagtgCATATACATAGAACTTTACTTAATTACTATCATTCAAAGTAATACTTACTATCACCATTTTCCTTTACTCCCTTATATTATATCTTATATTGTCACTTATGATATTTAATCAATTCATCATGTACCATGACTTTCAGTCacatttatttcataaaatttacatttatcattttattgGTCTACAACCAATTTGATGAGTTTCATGAAGTATCGATCAGTAAAGCATCATTAGTTTGCTCTACCGcaatcaaataataaatcatttcagccacattaatta includes the following:
- the LOC122588756 gene encoding probable transcription factor At5g61620, which produces MANQSTNEKCIECGQTGHGSTACNNGRVATFNLFGVKIDPKTVERRHGKEKEVDHVDNGVGNLIRKCKSMQILNVSNNDNNGSMDRGYLSDGHHDHKKKGMPWTEDEHRSFLTGLEKLGKGDWRGISKNYVPTRTPTQVASHAQKYFIRLNVSQEKAKRRSSLFDMPFNESPSVPTAPVAPIPPAPINPGLHAARPPISHMSRPYHSQDYGRMNMGYQNSNIEQQSSNDPKCSAVISFIPVVSFPNQGRVFPLNNGWTQRLMTRAPFVPQPYLPITPQGEQRITEVIDVDMT